In Mercurialis annua linkage group LG5, ddMerAnnu1.2, whole genome shotgun sequence, a single genomic region encodes these proteins:
- the LOC126680523 gene encoding uncharacterized protein LOC126680523: MNRAQAIKRKQPESNSPSQSLTEHERTLYNVIKNKQDMGIWTRDMKRETNLPDNVVNKSLKVLQAKNLIKEVVNIQNKGRKHFMATEFEPSKEITGGEWYSEGSLDTEFILRLKEICTKRIFQLKVATLEGVTDSIKRSGIINMDLTKQQIEEIVKALVLDNELVEVKSNGMGEFTSIPIGQVCYKCVRKGSIRAEPKPGALASVPCGVCPRINQCTPNGIISPQTCIYYTKWLDF; this comes from the coding sequence ATGAATCGGGCACAGGCAATAAAGCGGAAACAGCCCGAATCAAATTCCCCATCTCAATCTCTGACCGAACATGAGCGTACCCTCTACAATGTGATAAAGAACAAACAGGATATGGGGATTTGGACACGAGACATGAAACGGGAAACCAATCTTCCGGACAATGTGGTAAATAAGTCACTAAAGGTGCTTCAGGCCAAGAATTTGATAAAAGAGGTGGTCAACATTCAAAACAAGGGACGGAAACATTTCATGGCAACGGAATTTGAGCCGTCAAAGGAAATAACTGGAGGCGAGTGGTACAGTGAAGGGAGCCTTGATACGGAGTTCATATTGCGCTTGAAAGAGATCTGCACTAAGCGAATATTTCAGCTGAAAGTTGCTACATTGGAGGGAGTTACAGACTCGATTAAAAGGAGTGGTATTATCAACATGGACTTAACGAAACAGCAAATTGAAGAAATTGTGAAGGCTTTGGTTTTGGATAACGAGCTCGTAGAAGTTAAGAGTAATGGAATGGGGGAGTTTACTTCTATTCCAATTGGACAAGTTTGTTATAAATGCGTTCGTAAGGGAAGCATCAGAGCAGAACCAAAACCTGGGGCACTAGCTTCCGTTCCTTGTGGGGTTTGTCCAAGAATAAATCAATGCACACCTAATGGTATAATATCTCCACAAACTTGTATCTACTATACCAAGTGGTTggatttttga